Proteins encoded together in one Camelina sativa cultivar DH55 chromosome 9, Cs, whole genome shotgun sequence window:
- the LOC104712408 gene encoding probable inactive ATP-dependent zinc metalloprotease FTSHI 2, chloroplastic isoform X2 yields MGVEYGVDLIGREIESIGIRKAPSVVFIDELDAVGRERGLIKGSGGQERDATLNQLLVSLDGFEGRGEVITIASTNRPDILDPALVRPGRFDRKIFIPKPGLIGRMEILQLLA; encoded by the exons atgggggttgAATATGGAGTCGATTTAATCGGTAGagagattgaatcaattggAATCAGAAAG GCTCCATCTGTGGTCTTCATTGATGAATTAGATGCTGTTGGAAGGGAGCGTGGGTTAATAAAGGGTTCTGGAGGACAAGAAAGGGATGCCACTCTTAATCAG CTCCTTGTTTCTTTAGATGGTtttgaaggaagaggagagGTCATTACCATCGCTTCCACAAACAGACCAGACATTCTAGATCCTGCGCTTGTGAGGCCTGGAAGGTTTGACCGCAAAATTTTTATCCCTAAACCTGGTCTTATTGGACGGATGGAGATTCTGCAG TTGCTAGCATGA
- the LOC104712406 gene encoding EGF domain-specific O-linked N-acetylglucosamine transferase isoform X2, giving the protein MKGDVRTNSASSSVFLFTSLAKKTNISQKIIKPYTRKWETSVMQTVQQLNLVYRDQHNSSVSESDDVHNIVCDVFYDVPAVFFSTGGYTGNVYHEFNDGIIPLFITSHHFNKKVVFVIVEYHSWWVMKYGDIVSQLSDYPPVDFNGDKRTHCFKEAIVGLKIHDELTVDSSLMHGNKTILDFRNVLDRAYWPRIRGLIQEEELEAVNKTGKRVGEDVFKKPKLVILSRNGSREILNESLLVELAEEIGFSVEVLRPDKTTELAKIYRCLNSSNVMIGVHGAAMTHFLFLKPKTVFIQIIPIGTEWAAETYYGKPAKKMGLKYISYKIKPKESSLYDEYGKDDPIIRDPKSFTQKGWDYTKKIYLERQNVKLDLIRFKKPLSRAYDFSMKRI; this is encoded by the coding sequence ATGAAAGGAGATGTTAGAACAAACTCTGCTTCTTCATCAGTCTTCCTCTTCACTTCCCTCGCAAAAAAGACAAACATCTCTCAAAAGATCATCAAACCTTACACAAGAAAATGGGAAACAAGTGTGATGCAAACAGTTCAACAACTCAATCTCGTTTACAGAGATCAACATAATTCTTCAGTCTCTGAATCTGATGATGTTCACAACATCGTCTGCGATGTCTTCTACGACGTTCCTGCTGTGTTTTTCTCCACTGGTGGTTATACAGGAAACGTTTACCACGAATTCAACGACGGGATCATCCCTTTGTTCATCACTTCACACCATTTCAACAAGAAGGTTGTGTTTGTGATCGTTGAGTATCATAGTTGGTGGGTTATGAAATATGGAGACATCGTTTCTCAGCTGTCTGATTATCCTCCCGTTGACTTCAACGGTGACAAGAGAACGCATTGTTTCAAGGAAGCTATCGTGGGACTGAAGATTCATGACGAGTTAACGGTTGATTCATCGTTGATGCATGGAAATAAAACAATTCTTGATTTCAGAAACGTGTTGGATCGAGCTTATTGGCCTCGTATCCGTGGATTGATACAAGAGGAAGAACTCGAGGCAGTGAACAAGACTGGTAAAAGAGTTGGAGAAGACGTGTTCAAGAAACCGAAACTAGTGATTCTGTCGAGAAACGGATCGAGGGAGATACTGAATGAGAGTCTTCTGGTGGAGTTAGCTGAGGAAATTGGATTCTCTGTCGAGGTTCTGAGACCGGATAAAACAACAGAGCTGGCAAAGATCTATAGATGTTTGAACTCAAGCAATGTGATGATCGGTGTGCATGGAGCTGCAATGACACATTTCCTTTTCTTGAAACCTAAGACAGTCTTTATACAGATTATACCAATAGGAACCGAATGGGCGGCTGAGACTTATTATGGTAAACCGGCCAAGAAGATGGGATTGAAGTACATTAGTTACAAGATTAAACCGAAAGAGAGCTCTTTATACGATGAGTATGGCAAAGATGATCCGATAATACGAGATCCTAAGAGTTTTACTCAAAAAGGATGGGATTACACTAAGAAGATCTATCTTGAGCGGCAGAACGTGAAGCTCGATTTGATAAGATTCAAGAAACCGTTGTCTCGTGCTTATGATTTCTCGATGAAGCGAATTTGA
- the LOC104712409 gene encoding agamous-like MADS-box protein AGL18: MGRGRIEIKKIENVNSRQVTFSKRRNGLFNKAKELSILCDADVALIIFSSTGKIYDFSSTCMEQILSRYGYTTASAVHKQREQQLLLGASHDNEAVLRNDDSMKGELERLQLATERLKGKELDGMSFPDLISLETQLNESLRSVKDQKTKLLLNQIERSRLQERRALEENQILRKQVELLGRGSGPKVLSEIPQASSREDADPESSSSDDDENDNEEHHSDTSLQLGLASTGYCTKRKKPKMEQVCDNSGSQVASD, from the exons atggggAGAGGAAGGATTGAGATTAAGAAGATTGAGAATGTCAACAGTCGTCAAGTCACTTTCTCCAAAAGACGAAACGGTTTGTTTAATAAGGCTAAAGAGCTTTCGATTCTCTGTGACGCCGATGTTGCTCTTATCATCTTCTCCAGCACCGGCAAGATTTACGATTTCTCCAGCACCTg TATGGAGCAAATTCTTTCAAGATATGGATACACTACTGCGTCTGCTGTTCATAAACAAAGAGAACAACAGCTTCTACTTGGTGCTTCACATGACAATGAAGCTGTG TTGCGAAATGATGATTCTATGAAGGGGGAACTTGAAAGATTACAGCTTGCCACTGA GAGATTGAAGGGTAAGGAGCTTGATGGTATGAGTTTCCCGGATCTTATTTCTCTTGAAACCCAGTTGAACGAGAGCTTGCGTAGTGTCAAGGATCAAAAG ACAAAACTGTTGCTCAACCAGATTGAAAGATCCAGGTTACAG GAGAGAAGAGCATTGGAAGAAAATCAAATCTTGCGCAAACAG GTAGAGTTGCTGGGGAGAGGTTCAGGACCAAAAGTGTTGAGTGAAATACCTCAAGCTTCTAGCCGAGAAGATGCTGATCCCGAGAGCTCTTCatcagatgatgatgagaatgaCAACGAGGAGCATCATTCAGACACTTCCTTGCAGTTGGG GCTGGCATCGACGGGGTATTgtacaaagagaaagaagccgAAGATGGAACAGGTCTGCGATAACTCTGGGAGTCAAGTGGCTTCTGATTAA
- the LOC104712408 gene encoding probable inactive ATP-dependent zinc metalloprotease FTSHI 2, chloroplastic isoform X1: MGVEYGVDLIGREIESIGIRKAPSVVFIDELDAVGRERGLIKGSGGQERDATLNQLLVSLDGFEGRGEVITIASTNRPDILDPALVRPGRFDRKIFIPKPGLIGRMEILQSMLVRSQWLKIWTIWQLLA, encoded by the exons atgggggttgAATATGGAGTCGATTTAATCGGTAGagagattgaatcaattggAATCAGAAAG GCTCCATCTGTGGTCTTCATTGATGAATTAGATGCTGTTGGAAGGGAGCGTGGGTTAATAAAGGGTTCTGGAGGACAAGAAAGGGATGCCACTCTTAATCAG CTCCTTGTTTCTTTAGATGGTtttgaaggaagaggagagGTCATTACCATCGCTTCCACAAACAGACCAGACATTCTAGATCCTGCGCTTGTGAGGCCTGGAAGGTTTGACCGCAAAATTTTTATCCCTAAACCTGGTCTTATTGGACGGATGGAGATTCTGCAG TCCATGCTCGTAAGAAGCCAATGGCTGAAGATTTGGACTATATGGCAGTTGCTAGCATGA
- the LOC104712406 gene encoding EGF domain-specific O-linked N-acetylglucosamine transferase isoform X1: MVQYQRLIRKGEKLRVSVNEKGGSFAGTVAGGGFSKIAKPKIILVLFLSFLSCCYIFSFSSFSLLNSFSREPQGFGPYEQFIAPLCSGTSNGTICCDRTGFRSDVCIMKGDVRTNSASSSVFLFTSLAKKTNISQKIIKPYTRKWETSVMQTVQQLNLVYRDQHNSSVSESDDVHNIVCDVFYDVPAVFFSTGGYTGNVYHEFNDGIIPLFITSHHFNKKVVFVIVEYHSWWVMKYGDIVSQLSDYPPVDFNGDKRTHCFKEAIVGLKIHDELTVDSSLMHGNKTILDFRNVLDRAYWPRIRGLIQEEELEAVNKTGKRVGEDVFKKPKLVILSRNGSREILNESLLVELAEEIGFSVEVLRPDKTTELAKIYRCLNSSNVMIGVHGAAMTHFLFLKPKTVFIQIIPIGTEWAAETYYGKPAKKMGLKYISYKIKPKESSLYDEYGKDDPIIRDPKSFTQKGWDYTKKIYLERQNVKLDLIRFKKPLSRAYDFSMKRI; the protein is encoded by the exons ATGGTTCAATACCAAAGACTCATCAGAAAAGGGGAAAAGCTTAGAGTTTCAGTTAATGAAAAAGGTGGTTCCTTTGCCGGAACCGTCGCCGGTGGTGGCTTCTCAAAGATAGCTAAACCGAAGATTATCTtagttctctttctctctttcctctcttgcTGTTACATCTTcagcttctcctctttctctcttctaa ATTCTTTTAGCAGAGAACCTCAAGGATTTGGTCCTTATGAACAGTTCATTGCTCCTCTATGTTCAGGAACCTCTAATG GAACAATTTGTTGTGACAGGACCGGGTTTAGATCCGACGTTTGTATCATGAAAGGAGATGTTAGAACAAACTCTGCTTCTTCATCAGTCTTCCTCTTCACTTCCCTCGCAAAAAAGACAAACATCTCTCAAAAGATCATCAAACCTTACACAAGAAAATGGGAAACAAGTGTGATGCAAACAGTTCAACAACTCAATCTCGTTTACAGAGATCAACATAATTCTTCAGTCTCTGAATCTGATGATGTTCACAACATCGTCTGCGATGTCTTCTACGACGTTCCTGCTGTGTTTTTCTCCACTGGTGGTTATACAGGAAACGTTTACCACGAATTCAACGACGGGATCATCCCTTTGTTCATCACTTCACACCATTTCAACAAGAAGGTTGTGTTTGTGATCGTTGAGTATCATAGTTGGTGGGTTATGAAATATGGAGACATCGTTTCTCAGCTGTCTGATTATCCTCCCGTTGACTTCAACGGTGACAAGAGAACGCATTGTTTCAAGGAAGCTATCGTGGGACTGAAGATTCATGACGAGTTAACGGTTGATTCATCGTTGATGCATGGAAATAAAACAATTCTTGATTTCAGAAACGTGTTGGATCGAGCTTATTGGCCTCGTATCCGTGGATTGATACAAGAGGAAGAACTCGAGGCAGTGAACAAGACTGGTAAAAGAGTTGGAGAAGACGTGTTCAAGAAACCGAAACTAGTGATTCTGTCGAGAAACGGATCGAGGGAGATACTGAATGAGAGTCTTCTGGTGGAGTTAGCTGAGGAAATTGGATTCTCTGTCGAGGTTCTGAGACCGGATAAAACAACAGAGCTGGCAAAGATCTATAGATGTTTGAACTCAAGCAATGTGATGATCGGTGTGCATGGAGCTGCAATGACACATTTCCTTTTCTTGAAACCTAAGACAGTCTTTATACAGATTATACCAATAGGAACCGAATGGGCGGCTGAGACTTATTATGGTAAACCGGCCAAGAAGATGGGATTGAAGTACATTAGTTACAAGATTAAACCGAAAGAGAGCTCTTTATACGATGAGTATGGCAAAGATGATCCGATAATACGAGATCCTAAGAGTTTTACTCAAAAAGGATGGGATTACACTAAGAAGATCTATCTTGAGCGGCAGAACGTGAAGCTCGATTTGATAAGATTCAAGAAACCGTTGTCTCGTGCTTATGATTTCTCGATGAAGCGAATTTGA